From the Saccharomonospora marina XMU15 genome, the window AGTGACTATGACACCTCGCGACGAGGGACGGAAGCGACCGCGGTCGCGAGTCACGAATTGACTGATCGATCAGTCAGCGGCAGGCTGGAACCCGACAACAGGGAGGTACCCATGACGGGACGCGTTCAAGACAAGGTCGCCTTGATCACCGGGGCGGCGCGCGGGCAGGGCAGGGCGGATGCCGTCCGGCTGGCACAGGAGGGCGCCGACGTCATCGTCGTCGACATCGCCGACACGCTGCCGAGCGTCTCCTACCCCTCGGCCACGCAGGCCGACCTGGACGAAACCGTGCGGCTGGTGGAGAAGGCCGGCCGACGTGCCTTGCCCGCCCGGGTCGACGTGCGAGACCTGGCGGCGCTGCGGAAAGCGGTGGACCCGGCCGTGTCCGAACTGGGCAGGCTGGACGTCGTCGTGGCCAACGCGGGCATCTGCGTGCCCCGCGCCTGGGACGAGGTCGATGAGCGCATCTTCGACGACACCATGAGCACCAATGTGCGCGGCGTGTGGAACACGGTCATGGTCGGCGCCCCGTATTTGATCCGGCAGGGTGGCGGATCGGTCATCCTCATCAGCTCGGCCGCGGGCATCAAGGTGCAGCCGTTCCTGCTGCCCTACACCACCAGCAAGTGGGCCGTGCGTGGCATGGCCAAGGCCTTCGCCACCGAACTCGCGCAGCACAACATCCGCGTCAACAGCGTGCATCCCACGGGCGTGAACACGCCGATGGCCGACGAGACCATGCAGGCAGAGTTCGGCAAGGGATTCGCGAGAGACCCTCGGCTGGCGGGGATGCTCACCAACCTGCTACCCGTGCAGATCACCGAGCCCGAGGACGTCGCCGACACGGTACTGTTCCTCGCCTCGGAGGAGTCGAAGTACCTCACCGCACACGAGCTGGCCCCCGACGCGGGTGTCACGGAGTTCTGAGCCGACACTTTCCACATGCCGCGACCAGACCAGGCCGAGCCCGCCCGTTCCGCTCCGGGGAGGGAACGGATACTGGCCGCCGCCGAAACGCTTTTCGCCGAGCACGGTTTCGACCGCACCTCCACCGCGCGGTTGGCCGAGGCGGCCGGTGTGCCGCAGAGCCTGATCTTCTACCACTTCGGCACGAAGTGGAACTTGCTGCTGTCGCTCATCAGCGAACGTTCCACGCAGACCATGGCCGACCTGGTCGCCCCGGAACCTCCCGGCGAGGCGAGGGCCGCGATCGCGGGGCTGTGGTCCAGCCTGTGCCGTCACCTCGGCCGTCGTACTCCGCTGCACCGCATCGTTCAGCGGGAGTCGGACACCCATCCGCAGCTGCGGCAGCATGCGCTGCGAAGCTACGACGACCTCACAGCGACCGTGGCCGGCTTCCTGGCGAGGGTGACCGGTCACGACGGCGACCCGTCACAGGAGTTGTGGGCCGCGGCGCGGATGCTCGTGGCGACCTCGGCCGCCGCGGCCACCACCCACGGCGACGACGGCAGCGCGCTCGCCCCGGACACGGTCGCGAACCTGCTCGCCGACGGCCTGCTCGGCCCGCCGCGGTGATCGAACCGTCCCGACGCTCGCGAGCTTCCCGCCGTAGTCGCAGTCACCGCGGCACCGCCGTGCGTGCCACCGGCTCGCCGCCGGTCAGCGACTCGCCGCCGGAAGCGGGTCGTTCTCCCAGCCGAGTGCGGCCACCATGCGCTCCTCCACGATCGGCGACATGGTCTCCAGGTAGGCGGCGGTGACGTGGTTGTCGTCGAGATACACCAGCATGTTGCCGATCACCGGCGGGCAGTGCCGGTCGGTGCAGAAGTAGTCACTGAAGTCCAGGAACGACACGGTGGCAGGGATGCCCGACATTCGCTCGTAGGGTGGCTGCTCCGCCAGCATGTCCGCCCTCGGTTTGCGGCACTGCCACGCGTCGATGCCGTGCTTTTGCACGCATTCGGAGGGCTCGTAGTCGAATCGCGGGTTGTCGCGGATGGCCACCACCGGGATGCCCGCCTCGGCGAGCACCCGCCACTGCGCGACGTAACCCCGCGGTGTCCGCTCGCGCAGCCCCACCCGCACGTCCCTGGTGCCCATCGTGATCACGGCCTCGGGCCGCCGCTGGAGTATCTCCGCCAGCACGGCATCGTTCCAGCTCGCGCACTCCGGCCACTTCGACCCCTCGATCAGCGCACACCCGCCCTTGAGCATCGTGGTTACCTGCCAGCCCCGGTTGCGCACGATCGGCCGCAGCGCGGCGATGTACTGGTGGGCGTGCGAATCGCCGGTGAGCACCACACGCCGGGTCGGCGGGCCCTCCGGCTCGATGGTGCACACCCGCAGGTCCTCGTGTCGCGGCGAGTCGACGCATTCCTCGTCGGGTAGCGGCGCGTACTGGTGCGGCAGCGCCGCGAACGGTGGCACCACCGACGCCCGCACGTCCAGGATCGGGCCACCGGCCTCCATCGCCATCGCCCCGGGGTGGTCAGGGTCGTCCACGTCGAGCGCGAACGACGCCCGCTGCGTGCTCACCAGCTGCCACGCCCCTGCCACGAGCAACACCGGCACGAGTGCTGCCACGCCGAACCGGTAAGCGCCCCAGTTGGTGCTCACCCCGATCCTGGAATCGCGCACCGGCTGTTCCACCAGGTGATACGTCAACGCGGCGAGCACCATCGAGACAGCGATCACCACGGCGCCGCCGCGCCAGCCGACGGCAGGCTGGTCGCGCCAGATCAGGTAGAACAGCAACACCGGCCAGTGCCACAGGTACAGCGAGTAGCTGAGGTTGCCCAGGTAGATCAACGGACGCGAGGACAGGAACCGGTCGGCGCCCACCCGGTATCCGGTGACGCCCGCCACAAGTACCAGCGCGGCCGACACGGTCGGCCACAGCGCCGCGTAACCCGGGAACACCGTGCCGACCTGAAGCAGCATCCCGCACGAGACGAGACCGAACACACCCAGCCAGCCGAGCAGAACTCGCAGCATCCCCGGCACCGTGATCGCCTCGATCACCAGAGCGAGCAGCCCACCGAGCGCGAACTCCCAGATCCTTGTCAGCGACGTGAAGTACGCCAGCGGCTGGTCGACCGCGGTCAGCCACACCGAGTAGGCCAGCGACACCGCGAGCAGGACGCCGAGCACGGTGAACAGCGACCGTCGCAGGCTCCAGCCCGCCCTTCGCGCGAAGAACGCGACGCCGGCGACCAGCAGCGGCCACACCAGGTAGAACTGGCCCTGGATCGACAAGGACCAGAAGTGCTGCACCACACTGGCGCTGCTGTGCTGGGCAAAGTAGTTCACCGAGTCCGCGGCGAGCACCCAGTTCTCCGCGTACAGCGCCGAGGCGACCACTTCGCGGATGGTCTGGAACCAGCGATGCTCCGGCAGCAGCCACACCGACAGCGCGATGGTGGCCAGCAACA encodes:
- a CDS encoding acyltransferase family protein, which gives rise to MSVLRASVPEGLATSSRPQRRYRPELQGLRALAAVLVVVYHVWLGRISGGVDVFFLISGFLITGQLFRAGLRGRIEFRPMWGRMIKRLFPAALTVLLATIALSVWLLPEHRWFQTIREVVASALYAENWVLAADSVNYFAQHSSASVVQHFWSLSIQGQFYLVWPLLVAGVAFFARRAGWSLRRSLFTVLGVLLAVSLAYSVWLTAVDQPLAYFTSLTRIWEFALGGLLALVIEAITVPGMLRVLLGWLGVFGLVSCGMLLQVGTVFPGYAALWPTVSAALVLVAGVTGYRVGADRFLSSRPLIYLGNLSYSLYLWHWPVLLFYLIWRDQPAVGWRGGAVVIAVSMVLAALTYHLVEQPVRDSRIGVSTNWGAYRFGVAALVPVLLVAGAWQLVSTQRASFALDVDDPDHPGAMAMEAGGPILDVRASVVPPFAALPHQYAPLPDEECVDSPRHEDLRVCTIEPEGPPTRRVVLTGDSHAHQYIAALRPIVRNRGWQVTTMLKGGCALIEGSKWPECASWNDAVLAEILQRRPEAVITMGTRDVRVGLRERTPRGYVAQWRVLAEAGIPVVAIRDNPRFDYEPSECVQKHGIDAWQCRKPRADMLAEQPPYERMSGIPATVSFLDFSDYFCTDRHCPPVIGNMLVYLDDNHVTAAYLETMSPIVEERMVAALGWENDPLPAASR
- a CDS encoding mycofactocin-coupled SDR family oxidoreductase; the protein is MTGRVQDKVALITGAARGQGRADAVRLAQEGADVIVVDIADTLPSVSYPSATQADLDETVRLVEKAGRRALPARVDVRDLAALRKAVDPAVSELGRLDVVVANAGICVPRAWDEVDERIFDDTMSTNVRGVWNTVMVGAPYLIRQGGGSVILISSAAGIKVQPFLLPYTTSKWAVRGMAKAFATELAQHNIRVNSVHPTGVNTPMADETMQAEFGKGFARDPRLAGMLTNLLPVQITEPEDVADTVLFLASEESKYLTAHELAPDAGVTEF
- a CDS encoding TetR/AcrR family transcriptional regulator; amino-acid sequence: MPRPDQAEPARSAPGRERILAAAETLFAEHGFDRTSTARLAEAAGVPQSLIFYHFGTKWNLLLSLISERSTQTMADLVAPEPPGEARAAIAGLWSSLCRHLGRRTPLHRIVQRESDTHPQLRQHALRSYDDLTATVAGFLARVTGHDGDPSQELWAAARMLVATSAAAATTHGDDGSALAPDTVANLLADGLLGPPR